In one window of Aphidius gifuensis isolate YNYX2018 linkage group LG4, ASM1490517v1, whole genome shotgun sequence DNA:
- the LOC122853926 gene encoding slit homolog 3 protein-like yields the protein MSLSLSDAIGISLDLLREKKDFIDTTDEIISRTSASLRVKIFEIDQEKVSVASQKTALSNKKVLFQGEVKNLISSLLRALMDTNISTSSINCHNKYFCNQESPYYNQQICELLCNNAEKYEMNLSRRASTSLPRYLFQGLENLQLNELDISYNKLTTLPKDIFEPLDDLRTLLIESNELKYLEPSIFYDLLQLQVLNLSKNKLVTLSKDIFNGLQDLCALRLNSNQLSYFEPGTFDDLLSLNYLDISDNNLTNLSRDIFSSLRELSYLDLYSNKLQNLESGCFNGLSQLEKLNIGNNSLATLSEGVFNGLENLQTLYLDSNKLHNFSAGCFNSLSRLSKLNLSNNSLATLSKGVFDDLENIQNLNLKSNTLSNLESGCFDDLSQLDMSNNSLTTLSKGVLNDLQKRRILNLNSNELQNLESGCFNNLLRLHTLDISENKLTTLSKDIFNDLQKLRILNLNANTLQNLESGCFNGLSQLQELDLSRNKLTTLSKDIFNGLQKLSFLYLNSNELQKLELDIFNHLSQLQELYLSKNKLITLSKDIFSSLQDLLCQKWKRALDYSWSNVKKLQLTHWKYNKHPNCLIKYPKRDRKLSFLKSLLHKCGRYLTQLDLTAYGHSDIVRVINEYCPNLVKLRLRFSPVEDEFLALNAFSRLSKLKVLAVIFQCDSTQLYMLHYLITALLALADTLTELTLFNWQDDQIPSYINPKNYTFYKFTRTTNFVLCRLKNLKKFEFGGIIMYPELEEYLRNNHTIECSYYDRSLKKNVIKPNEFGSVMNITTLSLSKYKVSDDSLYTIANTMKQLTKLKINCEWITNEGVVAISKINNLTHLCFFGVNDSIDSSSIKLLKNLNKLMLLRSNKVTDDLAMKVLENSPNMEMLLVPNTSVTVEFIKKAAEISRNRKQRLLSAVSFKIDKKRKKQYESPYFEIICLTKLIRYITNFRNN from the exons tCATGGAtacaaatatttcaacttcAAGTATTAATTGccataataaatacttttgtaaCCAAGAGTCACCTTattataatcaacaaatatGTGAATTGCTGTGTAATAAtgctgaaaaatatgaaatgaaCCTTTCTCGGAGAGCATCAACTAGTCTTCcaagatatttatttcaaggACTCGAGAATCTTCAACTTAATGAACTAGATATCAGCTATAACAAGCTGACAACACTGCCAAAAGATATCTTCGAACCTCTTGATGATCTTCGTACGTTGCTAATAGAGTCTAACGAACTAAAATATCTAGAACCGAGTATTTTCTATGATTTATTACAACTTCAGGTACTTAATCtaagcaaaaataaattggtaactttatcaaaagatatatttaatggcCTACAAGATCTTTGTGCCTTACGTTTAAATTCAAACCAACTAAGTTACTTTGAGCCAGGtacttttgatgatttattgagCCTAAATTATCTTGATATCAGCGACAACAATCTCACAAATTTATCGAGAGATATATTTAGTAGTTTAAGAGAGCTTAGTTATCTTGatttatattcaaacaaaCTACAAAATCTCGAGTCAGGTTGTTTTAATGGTTTATCACAACTTGAGAAACTTAATATCGGCAACAACAGTTTGGCAACATTATCTGAAGGTGTATTTAatggtcttgaaaatcttCAGACACTATATTTAGATTCAAACAAACTACACAATTTTTCGGCAGGTTGTTTCAATAGCTTGTCACGACTTTCTAAGCTTAATTTAAGCAACAACAGTCTAGCAACATTATCCAAAGGTGTATTCGATGACCTTGAAAATATTCAgaacttaaatttaaaatcaaacacATTAAGCAATCTTGAGTCAGGTTGTTTCGATGATTTATCACAACTTGATATGAGCAACAACAGTCTAACAACATTGTCCAAAGGTGTACTCAATGATCTACAAAAGCGCCGTAtcctaaatttaaattcaaatgaactGCAAAATCTTGAGTCaggttgttttaataatttactacGACTTCATACACTTGATATTAGCGAAAACAAACTGACAActttatcaaaagatatatttaatgatctACAAAAGCTCCGTATCCTAAATTTAAATGCAAATACTCTACAAAACCTTGAGTCTGGTTGTTTTAATGGTTTATCACAACTTCAAGAACTTGATCTCAGCAGAAACAAACTGACAACTTTATcgaaagatatatttaatggtcTACAAAAACTCAGTTTCCTATATTTAAATTCGAATGAACTACAAAAGCTTGAGTtggatatttttaatcatttatcacAACTTCAGGAACTTTATCTCAGCAAAAACAAGCTGATAACTTTATCTAAAGATATATTTAGTAGTTTACAAGATCTCC tatgtCAAAAATGGAAAAGAGCCCTTGATTATTCTTGGAGTAATGTCAAAAAACTTCAACTAACTCACTGGAAATACAATAAGCATCcaaattgtttgataaaatatccaaaaagAGATAGAAAATTAagctttttaaaatcattactTCATAAATGTGGTCGTTATTTAACACAATTAGACTTGACAGCTTATGGTCATAGTGACATAGTGCgagttattaatgaatattgtcCAAACCTCGTGAAACTTCGATTGAGATTCAGCCCTGTTGAAGATGAATTTTTAGCACTTAATGCATTTTCACGTTTATCTAAGCTTAAAGTATTAGCAGTTATATTTCAATGTGACTCTACACAGTTATATATGCTTCATTATTTAATCACTGCATTGTTGGCCCTCGCTGATACATTGACTGAGCTGACTCTGTTCAATTGGCAAGATGATCAGATACCCAGCTATATAAATcctaaaaattatacattctATAAATTTACGAGGACCACCAATTTT GTACTTTGTCGACTAAAGAAtctgaaaaaatttgaatttggtGGTATAATAATGTACCCAGAGTTAGAAGAGTATCTGAGAAATAATCACACAATAGAATGTTCTTACTATGATCgttccttaaaaaaaaatgtcattaagCCAAATGAGTTTGGGTCAGTTATGAATATAACTACATTGAGTTTGTCAAAATACAAAGTTTCAGATGATAGTTTGTATACTATTGCCAATACCATGAAGCAATTAACAAAGCTTAAGATAAATTGTGAATGGATAACTAACGAGGGTGTAGTAGCCATTTCAAAGatcaataatttaacacaTCTTTGTTTTTTCGGCGTTAATGACAGCATTGAttcttcatcaattaaattgctcaaaaacttgaataaattaatgttacTACGCAGCAATAAAGTTACTGATGATTTGGCCATGAAAGTTCTCGAAAATTCACCAAATATGGAGATGCTTTTAGTTCCGAATACAAGTGTAactgttgaatttataaaaaaagcagcagaaatatcaagaaatcGAAAACAACGCTTGCTTTCAGCTGTTTCTttcaaaattgataaaaaacgtaaaaaacaatatgaatcGCCATATTTCGAAATCatttgtttaacaaaattaattagatatataacaaattttcGTAATAACTGA